A DNA window from Amycolatopsis sp. DSM 110486 contains the following coding sequences:
- a CDS encoding enoyl-CoA hydratase/isomerase family protein produces the protein MPALTSHDAVRVRVLDFGADENRFSPAWLEEVNTHLDTVTTGSAPAALVTTGSGKFYSNGLDLEWLTTHGDEAGKYVTDVHELLARVLALPVPTVAAVNGHAFGAGAMLAMAHDFRVMRTDRGFFCFPEADINIPFTPGMAALIQAKVTPATAVASMTTGRRFGGPQARELGLVDATADEAALVSTATEVVAPLAGKDRGTLGAIKSTMFAPALTALRTPADLVR, from the coding sequence ATGCCCGCACTGACTAGCCACGATGCCGTCCGCGTCCGCGTCCTCGACTTCGGCGCCGACGAGAACCGGTTTTCACCCGCGTGGCTGGAGGAGGTGAACACCCACCTCGACACCGTCACGACCGGCTCCGCGCCCGCCGCGCTCGTGACCACGGGCAGCGGCAAGTTCTACTCCAACGGCCTCGACCTCGAGTGGCTGACCACCCACGGTGACGAAGCCGGCAAGTACGTCACCGACGTCCACGAGCTGCTCGCCCGCGTGCTCGCGCTGCCGGTGCCGACCGTCGCGGCGGTGAACGGGCACGCGTTCGGGGCCGGCGCGATGCTGGCGATGGCCCACGACTTCCGCGTGATGCGCACCGACCGCGGGTTCTTCTGCTTCCCCGAGGCCGACATCAACATCCCGTTCACACCCGGCATGGCCGCGCTCATCCAGGCCAAGGTCACGCCGGCCACGGCGGTCGCGTCGATGACCACCGGGCGCCGTTTCGGCGGCCCGCAGGCCCGGGAGCTGGGCCTGGTCGACGCGACGGCCGACGAGGCCGCGCTGGTCAGCACTGCGACCGAGGTCGTCGCTCCGCTGGCGGGCAAGGACCGCGGCACGCTCGGGGCGATCAAGTCCACCATGTTCGCGCCCGCGTTGACGGCGCTGCGCACGCCGGCGGATCTGGTCCGCTAA
- a CDS encoding 4Fe-4S binding protein encodes MTELPRKLAAHPSVRAVLERGTRPKPGPIDAAWLRELALAAGADDVAAVPLEHPDLAGERPHALAALPGTRSLVSLVVRMNRDNVRTPARSVANQEFHRSGEIINEAARTITRELQDAGYRALNPSATFPMEMDRFPGRIWVVAHKTVAVAAGLGVMGLHRNVIHPKFGNFVLLATLLVDAEVTGYGEALDYNPCVECKLCVAACPVGAIAKTGEFDWAACSTHNYREFMGGFTDWVETVADSADGAEFRERVTDSENASMWQSLSFKANYKAAYCMAVCPAGEDVLGPYLEDRREFMRTVLRPLQDKEETIYVTPASAAKSHVERRFPNKTVKVVPGRTA; translated from the coding sequence GTGACCGAGCTGCCGCGCAAACTCGCCGCCCACCCGTCGGTGCGGGCCGTGCTGGAGCGCGGCACCCGGCCGAAGCCCGGTCCGATCGACGCCGCGTGGCTGCGCGAGCTGGCGCTGGCCGCGGGCGCCGACGACGTCGCGGCTGTGCCGCTGGAACACCCCGACCTGGCGGGGGAGCGGCCGCACGCGCTCGCCGCGCTGCCCGGCACGCGCAGCCTCGTCTCGCTCGTCGTGCGGATGAACCGCGACAACGTGCGCACGCCGGCACGCAGCGTCGCGAACCAGGAGTTCCACCGCAGTGGTGAGATCATCAACGAGGCGGCTCGCACGATCACCCGCGAGCTGCAGGACGCCGGCTACCGCGCGCTCAACCCGTCGGCGACCTTCCCGATGGAGATGGACCGCTTCCCCGGCCGGATCTGGGTGGTGGCGCACAAGACCGTCGCGGTCGCGGCCGGTCTCGGCGTGATGGGCCTGCACCGCAACGTGATCCACCCGAAGTTCGGCAACTTCGTGCTGCTGGCCACGCTGCTCGTCGACGCCGAGGTGACCGGCTACGGTGAGGCGCTGGACTACAACCCCTGCGTGGAGTGCAAGCTGTGCGTGGCCGCGTGCCCCGTCGGCGCCATCGCCAAGACGGGCGAGTTCGACTGGGCCGCCTGCTCCACGCACAACTACCGCGAGTTCATGGGCGGGTTCACCGACTGGGTGGAAACCGTGGCCGACAGTGCCGACGGCGCGGAGTTCCGCGAGCGCGTCACCGATTCCGAGAACGCGTCGATGTGGCAAAGCCTTTCCTTCAAGGCCAACTACAAGGCGGCCTACTGCATGGCGGTGTGCCCGGCGGGCGAGGACGTGCTCGGGCCGTACCTCGAAGACCGTCGCGAGTTCATGCGCACGGTGCTGCGACCGTTGCAGGACAAGGAAGAAACGATCTACGTGACCCCGGCATCGGCCGCGAAGTCCCATGTGGAACGCCGATTCCCGAACAAGACGGTGAAGGTCGTCCCCGGCCGCACGGCGTGA
- the crcB gene encoding fluoride efflux transporter CrcB: MPESPGSSQRTPLWRRTAVRENAPVLAAVALGGGLGALARYGLAELLPTAPGHFPLATFLINVSGCFLIGVLMVAVTEAWTAHRLVRPFAGVGILGGYTTFSTYVVEIHGLLRPGTVGLAFGYLAGTLVAALLAVVAGMALARRLFIRPERTVES, translated from the coding sequence GTGCCCGAATCACCTGGGTCTTCCCAACGGACGCCGCTGTGGCGCCGCACGGCCGTGCGGGAGAACGCGCCGGTCCTCGCCGCGGTCGCCCTCGGCGGCGGCCTCGGCGCGCTCGCGCGGTACGGCCTCGCGGAACTGCTGCCCACCGCACCCGGGCACTTCCCGCTGGCGACGTTCCTGATCAACGTCTCGGGCTGCTTCCTCATCGGCGTGCTCATGGTCGCGGTCACCGAGGCGTGGACCGCGCACCGGCTGGTGCGGCCGTTCGCCGGGGTCGGGATCCTGGGCGGCTACACCACGTTCTCGACCTACGTCGTCGAGATCCACGGGCTGCTGCGGCCGGGCACGGTCGGGCTCGCGTTCGGCTACCTCGCGGGCACGCTCGTGGCGGCGCTGCTCGCGGTCGTCGCCGGCATGGCGCTCGCGCGAAGACTGTTCATCCGTCCGGAAAGGACGGTCGAGTCGTGA
- a CDS encoding TetR/AcrR family transcriptional regulator, whose protein sequence is MPRPRIHDPERLLDVAERLVAERGPEEVTARGLALAAGVPNSVIYHSFGSLPALVGRAWLRAATHFVDVQEGLVDAALAEAGPVSAVVAAADAPAVVAARRPDAARLMITVSPDRVLGPQLPDEVADALHALDKRLVRLLVRLARELWQRGDGVAVEVITTCVVDLPSAIYRRELAEGRVGEDSRRRLAAAVRAVLALPPPKRRSSRTATTG, encoded by the coding sequence GTGCCCAGGCCGCGGATCCACGACCCCGAACGGCTGCTCGACGTCGCCGAGCGGCTCGTCGCCGAGCGCGGTCCGGAAGAGGTCACCGCGCGCGGGCTCGCGCTCGCCGCCGGCGTGCCCAACAGCGTGATCTACCACAGCTTCGGCTCGCTGCCCGCGCTCGTCGGGCGCGCTTGGCTGCGGGCCGCGACCCACTTCGTCGACGTGCAGGAGGGCCTGGTCGACGCCGCGCTGGCCGAGGCCGGCCCGGTCTCGGCCGTGGTCGCCGCGGCCGACGCGCCGGCCGTCGTGGCTGCGCGGCGCCCCGACGCCGCGCGCCTGATGATCACCGTCTCACCCGACCGCGTGCTCGGCCCGCAGCTGCCCGACGAGGTCGCCGACGCGCTGCACGCGCTGGACAAACGCCTGGTGCGCCTGCTCGTGCGCCTCGCGCGCGAGCTGTGGCAGCGCGGCGACGGCGTGGCCGTCGAGGTGATCACCACGTGTGTCGTCGACCTGCCGAGCGCGATCTACCGCCGTGAGCTGGCCGAAGGCCGCGTCGGCGAGGACAGCCGCCGTCGGCTCGCCGCCGCCGTCCGCGCGGTGCTCGCTCTCCCGCCGCCGAAGCGGCGTTCGTCCCGTACCGCAACCACCGGCTGA
- the crcB gene encoding fluoride efflux transporter CrcB → MTVLLVFLGAVVGAPLRYVTDRFMQARHHGGFPWGTFTVNLVGSLLLGSLAGAGSALPGTVSILVGTGFCGALTTYSTFGYETVRLLERRAYGTAVANSVLSVAAGLGAATLGYAVVHALV, encoded by the coding sequence GTGACGGTACTGCTCGTGTTCCTGGGCGCGGTGGTCGGGGCGCCGCTGCGGTACGTCACCGATCGCTTCATGCAGGCACGCCACCACGGCGGGTTTCCGTGGGGCACGTTCACGGTCAACCTGGTGGGATCCTTGTTGCTGGGCTCGCTCGCCGGCGCCGGGTCGGCGTTGCCCGGCACCGTCTCGATTCTGGTGGGCACGGGGTTCTGCGGGGCGCTGACGACGTACAGCACTTTCGGCTACGAGACCGTGCGCCTGCTCGAGCGGCGGGCGTACGGCACGGCGGTCGCCAATTCGGTGCTGAGCGTGGCCGCCGGACTGGGGGCGGCCACGCTCGGGTACGCGGTGGTCCACGCGCTCGTCTGA
- a CDS encoding class F sortase: MKRIELVATAATVLAVTAVLAGCSSSPTPAPAAAAKPVPSSVAVTQPFKGLRPTSVSIPKIGAQSSLVSVAVNLEGKISVPSVKTPMQAAWYRLSPVPGEVGPAIVLGHVDGDKKPGIFYKLKDLVPGDEVDIDRSDGKKLKFTVDHLTQVPKDQFPQDAVYGNSTKPELRLITCGGVFDHAEHSYEDNIVVYANLAT; this comes from the coding sequence ATGAAGCGCATCGAACTCGTGGCGACAGCAGCCACCGTGCTGGCCGTCACCGCGGTGCTGGCCGGCTGCAGTTCTTCTCCCACCCCGGCGCCGGCCGCCGCGGCGAAGCCGGTCCCGAGCAGCGTCGCCGTCACCCAACCGTTCAAAGGCCTGCGCCCGACCTCCGTCAGCATCCCGAAGATCGGGGCGCAGTCCAGCCTGGTCTCCGTCGCGGTGAACCTCGAGGGCAAGATCTCCGTGCCCTCGGTGAAAACGCCGATGCAGGCCGCGTGGTACCGCCTCTCCCCCGTCCCCGGCGAGGTCGGTCCGGCCATCGTCCTCGGCCACGTGGACGGCGACAAGAAGCCCGGCATCTTCTACAAGCTCAAGGATCTCGTCCCCGGCGACGAGGTGGACATCGACCGCAGCGACGGCAAGAAGCTGAAGTTCACCGTCGACCACCTCACCCAGGTCCCCAAGGACCAGTTTCCCCAGGACGCGGTCTACGGCAACAGCACCAAACCCGAACTGCGCCTGATCACCTGCGGCGGTGTGTTCGACCACGCCGAGCACAGCTACGAGGACAACATCGTGGTGTACGCCAACCTCGCCACGTAA
- a CDS encoding isoamylase early set domain-containing protein, translating to MIKTSRGGGGVRKVTFVLPLDTPPGPVSVVGDFNDWQPGCHEMRKRSNGTRSAAVEVRPGVKLRFRYLATGGQWLDDPDVTIRDGHDCVFVAE from the coding sequence GTGATCAAGACCAGCCGAGGTGGCGGCGGGGTGCGGAAGGTGACGTTCGTCCTCCCGCTCGACACCCCGCCGGGGCCCGTCAGCGTGGTCGGCGACTTCAACGACTGGCAGCCCGGGTGCCACGAGATGCGCAAGCGGTCCAACGGCACGCGCTCGGCCGCCGTCGAGGTGCGGCCTGGTGTGAAGCTGCGCTTCCGCTACCTCGCGACGGGCGGGCAGTGGCTCGACGACCCCGACGTGACCATCCGCGACGGGCACGACTGCGTGTTCGTCGCCGAGTAG